The following are encoded in a window of Microcaecilia unicolor chromosome 14, aMicUni1.1, whole genome shotgun sequence genomic DNA:
- the LOC115458240 gene encoding olfactory receptor 1019-like, with product MEEENVTTATEFIILGFPEFPDLQIPFFLLFLLIYLIILLGNLTIITLTCLDFRLHTPMYFFLCNLSFLDISYTSITIPKLLDIFLRKRRHISATGCFTQAYFFMSTACIEFLLLTVMAYDRYVAVCHPLRYALIMNLRICVQMAAGIWIFGLAETVTHTVLISHFSYCGSIEINHFFCDLPALLKLSCTSTSTVDHMTYIIGAFLDLPCIILTFVSYIYIISTILRIRSAEGRRKAFSTCSSHLTVVILFYGSLFSSYMRPTSTQSFNQNKLFAVLYNALIPMFNPMIYSLRNQEVKKALRKFISRKLLSRN from the coding sequence ATGGAAGAGGAAAATGTCACCACAGCGACAGAATTCATCATTCTGGGGTTCCCTGAATTTCCAGACCTACAGATCCCATTCTTCCTTCTGTTTTTACTGATCTACCTGATCATCCTGTTGGGGAATCTCACTATTATAACCTTGACATGTCTGGACTTTCGCCTGCACACCCCCATGTACTTTTTCCTCTGTAACTTGTCTTTCCTCGATATCTCTTACACCTCCATCACCATCCCCAAACTGCTGGACATCTTCTTAAGGAAGAGAAGACATATTTCTGCAACAGGGTGTTTCACACAAGCTTACTTCTTCATGTCTACAGCATGTATAGAATTTCTCCTCCTTACGGTCATGGCGTACGATCGCTATGTTGCAGTATGTCATCCCTTGCGTTATGCTCTGATTATGAATCTCAGAATCTGTGTACAGATGGCTGCAGGGATATGGATTTTTGGCCTTGCGGAAACAGTGACACACACTGTCCTTATTTCTCATTTCTCTTACTGTGGGTCCATTGAGAttaaccatttcttctgtgaCCTCCCAGCTCTTCTGAAACTCTCATGCACCAGCACCTCCACTGTTGACCACATGACTTATATTATTGGAGCTTTTCTAGACTTGCCCTGTATCATCTTAACTTTTGTATCTTACATCTACATCATCTCCACCATCCTGAGGATCCGTTCGGCAGAGGGGAGACGcaaagccttctccacctgctcctcccacctCACGGTCGTTATTCTCTTCTACGGGAGTCTGTTCTCTTCATATATGAGACCAACGTCCACACAGTCATTCAATCAAAATAAACTCTTTGCGGTGTTGTATAATGCTTTAATCCCCATGTTCAACCCCATGATTTATAGCCTAAGAAACCAAGAGGTAAAAAAAGCCCTGAGAAAATTTATTAGCAGAAAACTATTATCTAGAAATTAG